Proteins from a genomic interval of Euwallacea fornicatus isolate EFF26 chromosome 1, ASM4011564v1, whole genome shotgun sequence:
- the chb gene encoding CLIP-associating protein 1-A isoform X3 — protein sequence MAYSCPRDMDGFALLLNKPDTRLRQQLGQDLLAFLAEPANSITCQDIGQFVDSLVPWTHNSNYKVASLGIEILTFLVDRLGHDFKPYLQTVLPAIVDRLGDSKDTVREKAQLLILKLLERNVLSPQTLFEKLAPCFTHKNAKIREEVLRCLVNTLNEHGAQSLTLNRFIPDIVKLLSDPTSSVRDTAFSTLVDLYKRVGEKLRADIQKRNLVPPGKWPALTARFDEVKSSGELLPSAARSIDLNFDEVDKMSRMPSSSLKRATSSASTARTKSTSINPNSVLSKVGSLRKLTLSSASGAVDEEIFVRSFEDVPTVQIFSHKDVTDHLKSIQDIISDSSKDWNKRVDALKKIRSLVIARAANFDEFYVGIKNLDLALQASVKDLRSQVVREACITIAYLSQTLEGKFEKIAEMLMQHLISLIQNSAKIMATSGDVTVKFIIKYIHSPRLIPIIVLNATTSKSKEIRRSCCEFVELMLTHWPTHPLEKHVAQLQDCIKKGVADADPEARVLSRKAFRGFRDHFPEQAEVLLQSLEPSYRRALQGDGMSASSSNNNLNSGFKTTRYNKPSGVQSASGSTENLACASALHRVPSLPRSYRQRSGIPVLSRPENSANRKGFRSNSAIDLQAAQRAKARAQYSAMARTKIQSGTASLQGEVAVPARPKRVPDNMATASPERISRTRSRNAQSQPTSRSGSPSSRLAYLYNRSTEHDSPRPRRLSSGIPRSSQGSRETSRETSPNRISGISRFRRGSDRPPLSPASRPVLAQKILQQSREAENALADVLNDSSDSPFRSPRKTIRSLDNHSDESETSSICSERSCDSYKRHCDQSFSWSGSQQRLANRDLWEPCRDITEIIALCASTTWQERRDGLMSLQNYLRQEIKLTDGELKHLAEIFAKMFTDSHTKGMVLFLDTLHEVIKLHKDDLEFWVYVLLQRVFLKVGSEALNSVMSKLMATLELVRNSFGADVVIANVYRFLLDATQTPNVKSKTVVLKFLATLCDMPDAAAVVAAPANAPHAFKKLIAFSQDPKSMEIRQAAKNCVVALWNCNTPAVTLLLTDLPKDQQDIASNIVHNHMRKTSTGSEPTSPMIPSSPMIPGSPKPPSPGTPTFGDQEEVYKSLRRTTAEIQNYSFETLGPKLDRDRDTTSQDSGISQMSAGNDARNDITTIEERMEDLSIRQYSARSGTRSLPYTASNGVTETDSNGCRSLGEIKDSDAVIRDVSEKCCIGHATPLSEKRVMLNQILDLIRQGHTQGVTENFRKLLRIFIDHLQAEDPHNRVIALKILAAIFQSPSMRSTWEKYAELITLRVLNAHSDERREVVKEAETTAAMMVNCSCSVDSVIYTIAPLIQTSPYPENLGAIKMLTKLVEANPEKITTKHLVQIMPGVLKGTDHVESPVRKSSIFCMVALFKAVGEDRLTPYIQILTGSKIKLLKLYISRAEHTSSNGSKSTSSKT from the exons ATGGCGTACTCCTGTCCACGGGACATGGATGGCTTTGCGTTGCTGCTGAACAAGCCGGACACTCGACTGAGGCAACAACTGGGCCAGGACCTATTGGCCTTTTTGGCAGAACCAGCCAATTCTATTACATGCCAAGACATAGGTCAGTTTGTTGACTCGCTGGTGCCTTGGACACACAACAGCAATTATAAG GTGGCCAGTCTAGGAATTGAGATTCTCACTTTCCTAGTAGACCGACTGGGACATGATTTCAAGCCCTACCTGCAGACGGTTCTGCCTGCCATCGTTGACAGATTGGGCGACTCCAAGGACACAGTGCGGGAAAAGGCGCAACTGCTCATCCTCAAGTTACTCGAGAGGAACGTCCTCAGTCCTCAGACGTTGTTCGAGAAACTCGCGCCCTGTTTTACTcataaaaatgccaaaattcGAGAAGAAGTGTTGCGGTGCCTGGTGAACACATTGAACGA gcATGGCGCACAATCGCTCACCCTAAATCGATTTATACCGGACATTGTGAAGTTACTTTCCGATCCTACCTCATCAGTGAGAGATACTGCCTTCAGTACCCTCGTAGACTTATACAAGCGTGTGGGCGAGAAATTAAGGGCGGACATACAGAAGCGAAATTTGGTACCCCCGGGCAAGTGGCCTGCTTTGACGGCCAGATTTGATGAGGTAAAGAGCAGTGGGGAGTTGCTGCCCTCCGCCGCCAGAAGCATTGATC TAAATTTCGACGAAGTCGACAAAATGTCGCGAATGCCCTCGTCGAGCCTCAAGAGGGCCACCTCCAGTGCCAGTACAGCTAGAACGAAATCTACTTCCATAAATCCTAATTCCG TTTTAAGCAAAGTGGGGTCGCTCAGAAAACTTACCTTATCGAGTGCAT CAGGAGCAGTGGATGAGGAGATATTCGTTAGATCCTTTGAAGATGTGCCCACAGTGCAAATTTTCTCTCATAAAGACGTCACTGACCATTTAAAGAGCATTCAAGACATTATTTCCGACTCGAGCAAAGACTGGAATAAGAGGGTCGACGCG CTGAAGAAAATCCGATCGTTGGTGATAGCCAGAGCGGCGAATTTCGACGAGTTCTACGTGGGCATTAAGAATCTGGACTTAGCCCTGCAGGCATCAGTCAAAGATTTGCGTTCTCAAGTGGTCCGGGAGGCGTGCATTACCATCGCGTACCTCTCGCAAACTTTAGAGGGCAAATTCGAGAAAATCGCGGAAATGCTAATGCAGCACTTGATTTCGCTAATCCAAAATTCAGCCAAG ATCATGGCAACTTCCGGAGATGTGACGGTCAAGTTCATCATTAAATATATCCACAGTCCGCGATTAATCCCGATTATAGTCCTGAATGCTACCACATCCAAGAGCAAGGAGATTCGTCGTTCTTGTTGCGAGTTTGTTGAATTAATGTTAACGCATTGGCCGACACACCCGCTGGAAAAGCACGTGGCGCAATTGCAGGATTGTATCAAAAAAGGCGTGGCGGATGCAGATCCAGAGGCGAGAGTATTATCAAGAAA AGCGTTCCGCGGCTTCCGTGACCACTTTCCCGAACAAGCCGAGGTGCTGTTGCAGTCTCTAGAGCCGAGTTACCGACGAGCTTTACAAGGTGATGGCATGTCCGCCAGCTCCTCAAACAACAATCTGAATAGCGGCTTCAAGACGACGAGGTATAACAAACCGTCGGGAGTTCAAAGTGCCTCAG GCAGTACCGAAAATTTGGCTTGCGCCAGCGCTTTGCACAGGGTCCCCTCGTTGCCTCGCAGCTACAGGCAACGCAGCGGGATTCCTGTGCTTTCCAGGCCTGAGA ATAGCGCAAATCGGAAAGGATTTAGAAGCAATTCGGCCATAGATCTTCAAGCGGCACAGCGAGCTAAAGCGCGAGCACAGTATTCCGCAATGGCCAGGACCAAGATCCAATCCGGCACCGCTAGTCTTC AGGGAGAGGTAGCAGTACCAG CCCGACCAAAAAGAGTTCCAGACAATATGGCGACTGCTTCTCCGGAGAGGATCAGTAGGACGCGCAGCAGGAACGCGCAATCGCAGC CCACCAGCAGATCAGGATCTCCCAGCTCTCGTCTTGCTTATCTGTACAACCGTTCCACGGAGCACGATTCTCCCAGGCCTCGACGACTTTCTTCGGGGATTCCACGTTCTAGTCAGG GATCGCGAGAGACCTCAAGGGAGACCAGTCCGAATCGGATATCAGGCATTTCCAGGTTTCGGCGAGGCAGTGACAGACCACCTCTCAGTCCCGCCTCGAGACCGGTGCTGGCACAGAAGATCCTGCAACAGAGCAGAGAGGCGGAAAACGCCCTGGCAGATGTACTT AACGACTCGTCAGACAGCCCGTTTAGGAGCCCCAGAAAGACCATTAGGTCCTTGGACAATCACTCGGACGAATCGGAAACGTCGAGCATATGTTCGGAGAGATCTTGCGACTCGTATAAGCGACATTGCGAC CAGTCGTTTTCGTGGAGTGGGTCGCAGCAAAGGTTGGCCAACAGAGACTTGTGGGAGCCCTGTCGA gaCATCACCGAAATCATAGCTCTCTGTGCCAGCACGACCTGGCAGGAACGTCGAGATGGCCTTATGTCACTGCAAAACTACCTGAGGCAAGAGATTAAGCTGACTGACGGTGAGCTCAAGCACCTTGCCGAGATCTTCGCGAAAATGTTCACGGACTCCCATACCAAGGGTATGGTACTGTTTTTGGACACCCTTCACGAG GTGATAAAACTGCACAAAGACGACTTGGAATTTTGGGTGTATGTGTTGTTACAACGAGTGTTTCTCAAAGTGGGCAGTGAAGCTCTGAACTCGGTCATGTCGAAACTGATGGCGACGTTAGAGTTGGTGCGAAACAGTTTCGGTGCGGACGTGGTGATCGCGAACGTGTACCGTTTCCTGTTGGACGCCACGCAGACACCTAACGTGAAATCGAAGACGGTCGTGCTGAAGTTTCTGGCGACGCTCTGCGACATGCCTGACGCCGCGGCTGTCGTCGCGGCGCCCGCCAACGCGCCGCACGCATTTAAGAAGCTCATCGCCTTCTCCCAAGACCCCAAGTCGATGGAGATCAGGCAGGCGGCTAAGAATTGCGTCGTGGCGCTGTGGAATTGCAACACACCGGCCGTTACGCTTTTGCTTACGGATCTTCCGAAG GATCAACAAGATATTGCTTCTAATATTGTACATAATCATATGCGAAAGACGTCGACCGGCAGTGAACCGACCAGTCCCATGATTCCGAGCAGCCCTATGATCCCGGGGAGCCCGAAACCGCCCTCTCCCGGTACGCCCACCTTCGGGGACCAGGAGGAGGTGTATAAAAGTCTTCGACGCACCACCGCGGAAATTCAAAACTACAGTTTCGAAACGTTAG GACCAAAATTAGATAGAGATAGAGATACTACGTCACAGGACTCAGGTATATCACAGATGTCTGCGGGAAACGACGCGCGAAACGACATCACCACAATCGAGGAACGGATGGAAGATCTAAGCATCAGACAGTACTCGGCGAGGTCCGGCACTCGGTCCTTGCCCTACACTGCCAGCAACGGGGTCACGGAGACTGATTCAAACGGGTGTCGCAGTTTAGGAgaaatcaaagactcagatgcGGTGATCAGAGACGTGAGCGAAAAGTGCTGCATCGGACACGCGACGCCACTATCCGAGAAGCGTGTGATGCTGAATCAGATCCTAGACCTGATCCGGCAAGGACATACGCAGGGAGTGACGGAGAATTTCAGGAAGTTACTGCGGATCTTCATCGATCATCTGCAGGCCGAAGATCCGCACAATCGCGTGATCGCGCTCAAGATATTAGCCGCAATTTTTCAGAGTCCCAGTATGAGGAGCACGTGGGAGAAGTACGCGGAGCTGATCACATTGAGGGTGCTGAACGCGCATAGCGATGAGCGGCGAGAG GTGGTTAAAGAGGCGGAAACGACCGCAGCCATGATGGTAAACTGCTCATGCTCTGTGGATAGTGTAATCTACACTATAGCGCCTCTAATCCAAACTAGTCCCTATCCAGAGAATTTGGGTGCCATAAAAATGCTGACCAAACTAGTCGAGGCCAATCCAGAAAAGATCACTACCAAGCATCTCGTGCAAATCATGCCGGGAGTTTTAAAG GGCACAGACCACGTGGAAAGCCCCGTAAGAAAATCATCTATATTTTGCATGGTAGCTCTGTTCAAAGCAGTAGGGGAAGACCGGCTGACTCCctatatccaaattttgaccggcagcaaaattaaacttttaaagcTGTACATTAGCAGGGCCGAGCATACCAGCTCAAACGGTTCGAAAAGCACCAGTTCGAAAACATAA